Within uncultured Methanoregula sp., the genomic segment CCGCAAAAGTGAGCACGGCAAAACCCAATCCTGACTCACGGGACAATCGCAAAGTGATTTACGTGTACACGAAAGACTGGGCAGACGAGGCGGATGTCATGCGGGTGCGGGAGAAACTCCGCGAACTCGGGTTTGTCGACCGTATCGGGTACAAGCGCAATATCGAGACGTTTGCTGGCGAATATGCCAAGAAAGGCAAGCGGGTAACGTATTATTCCGCGTGATTTCCATCACGATTGCCGCTTGATTTCGCCAGAATAGCCTTAACAGGATCCCATCTTATTGATGGTTACCCGGGATCTCCTTTTATGATGCAGCTGCCCGGGCGAGATCCCGCGTTTTCGAAGCTTCTGCCACCATTGCGGCAATTACAGAAAGGTTACTGGACACTACCTCAAGGTCGGTTTCTTCACCATTAATCGCTGGCGACTTGTACCCGATGTCGCCTTCTGCGGAAAAATCGTCCCTGGCTACGAGAATGCCGAACTGGCGCCCGATGGCAGGCTCGACGATCTCGTCAAGGGAATGCCCCAGGCGCTCCCTGATATCTATTTCCAGACCCTTCATGAACGTGTCAAGGGTAGTCTCGATGAAGCCGATGACAAAGATCTCCCGCGGGTCTGCTGCATTGATCATTGTATACAGTGTGCTGGGCGTACCGAATCCTACCGTGTGATACCACGCCCTACGGAAATCTTCGTATGTCTTTCCTTCCTTCAGTCTCCGTGTTACTACAGCAACGGTGATCACAGTATCTCAAAAGAGTATTCCGGTCAGGAATTGATAATATCGTGTATCCCCGATGGAAAATGGCCCCTTTGTCTGCGGGGAGATTTGGGGGATTGGGTGTAGTATAAATCCGGATCCGTACGTATGAAACGGGAAAGAGATCCGGGAAAAACCGGGACCGGGCAGATTTGCATCTGCAGAAATGAAAAAAACGGGAAAAAAGAACGCGGATATTAAAATTACGCTTTCCTTTCCTTATTCTTGGGCCGCAGGTTCTGGTAACCGCACTTGCGGCAGCTGGTTGCACGGATTGCATTGCGTGCATTACAGTGCATGCATATTTTCACGTTGAGTAACCGGGCTTCGGCTTCTGGAAATTTTGCCATTAATAAACACTCCTGTTCGCCCTTATAACAAAGCTGTAAGACTTCTTAACCGTTTGCGTCACGGGCGGCTATCTGTCCTGTGCTCCTTCAGGAACCAGTCATGGAACGCGGTCAGCGCCCGGGCCCGGTGGGACATCCTGCTCTTCTCTTCCATGGGAATTTCGGCAAGGGTTGTACTCCCGACTTCGAAGATCGGGTCGTAACCAAAGCCGCCGGCTCCCCGGGGACTCCGGGTTATCTGCCCGTCCAGAACCCCCCGAAACACCCGGATACCTTTCTCATCTGCATAGGCAATCGCCGTGGTGAACCGGGCTGTCCTATCGGTCTTTTCCTCCATCAGTTTCAGGATACCGGCATTGCCAATGGATTTGAGGACGTATGCTGCGTACGGGCCGGGAAAACCATTGAGAGCATCGATGGAAAAACCCGTGTCGTCCACGATGAGCGGAGCCTTCAGCTCCCCGTATGCGAACCGGGCCTTTCCCGCTGCAATCTCCCCAACATCTTCAGATCTGTGTTCGGGAAGATCCAGCGCAACATGATCCACTTCGAGAAGGTCTCCGAAAAAGGCCGCTACCTCGCGGGCTTTGTTCGCGTTACCGGTCACCATCATGATCTTCACAGGTACCGCCCCCGGAGTTCGATCTCGTGTTCACGGGCAACAACCTCGGCAGCCCCGCTGAACGATTCCCCGTACCCTGCTTCGAATGCAGCCTTGAGAACGGCGCACCGGCCCGGGGCGGTGCTCTCAAGGGTCTGGTAGATGACATGGATATCGACCCCGCGCTGTTCGATCTCCTGGGTGACCTGGGAAAGCCCGAAATCTATCAGCACACAGGCGCCGTCTCCTTCGCGCAGGATCAGGTTGCTCGTGGTGAGATCCCCGTGCATGATCCCCGCCATATGCAGTTTTCCCACGGCCGCTCCTGCCTTCCGGAGGTTTTCTTCCGTGAGATCCTCTGTGAGCAGGGTACCCCGGATCCATTCCATCACGAGACAATCTGCTGTGACATCGTTCATAACGGGTGTTGGAACCCCACCTTTGCGCGCTGCATGGATGAGGCGTGCTTCAGCCCGGGTCCGCTCGGTGATCAGGCGCCGGTCGAGCGCTGGTACCCTGTATCGTTTCGCGACCCTGCGTTTCTCGACAACAGCAGGGCCGAAGGTGATCACTGCTTCAGCCCCGCGCTTCTGTGTATTGTTGTCTCCCCCCGGGGCTCCGGGGGATTCCCTGACCGGGTTGCGCTTCCAGGTCACTTCCACCTCGTCCGATCGGAACGACGGGTTGATCTGCGACGATTCGACAGGGAGTGTCGTCCCGCTCTCCAGCATCAGTTTTCCCGTATAGGCAATCATGGCCCCATTGTCGCCGAGATATTTCTGTTCGGGCACAAAGAACCGCGCCCCGCGATCTTCGCACATGATCCGGAGCATTTCCTGCAGGCGCCTGTTTGCCCCGACACCCCCGACAAGGAGAACCTCCTCCTTGCCCGAAAGCGAGAGCGCCCGTTCGGTCACTTCCACGCACATGGCAAAGGCAGTTTCCTGGAGGCTGTAACAGATGTCAGGAAGAGGTGCCCGGCTGTCCTTTGCTGCCGAGATAAGGCCTGAGAATGCAAGGTCCATGCCTTTTACGGTGTAGGGGAGTTCGATATACCGGCCGTCTTTTGCCTTCACTTCTATGAGTGGGCCCCCGGGGTGAGGAAAATTTTTGGCCCGGGCAAACTTGTCCAGCGCATTACCGATCCCGATATCGAGCGTTTCGCCAAAGATACGGTATCGCCCGTTCAGGTATCCGATAACCTGGGTGTTTGCCCCGCTTGCATAGAGTACAATGGGGTCTTTGCAGCCGGTGGCAAAACACCCGATCTCAACATGGGCAATACAGTGGTTGACACCGATAAGCGGAACATCCAGTGCGAGGGCAAGGGAACGGGCAGCTGTAGCAACCGTACGAAGGCAGGGCCCGAGACCCGGTCCCTGAGAGAATGCTATGCCGGTCACTTTTTCCGGTTCGGTAAGTACCGATCCGATAAGCTCTTTCATTACGGTGGCATGGTGCTGCGCAGCTTCGCGGGGGTGGATACCTCCCTGTGCAGGGCTATAGGGCCGCGATGCAAGAGAAATTAGATCGTGATCAAAAAGAGCGGCACTGAGATTCCAGGCAGTGCCCTCAATCCCGAGTATCTGCCCAAAAACAGGCATTGTGTTTATTTTCTGAATTCAGTGTATCCGCATTTGCCGCAGGTGGCCCGGTCCTTGTGGTCCGCCATCATGACACCGGGTCCGCAGCGCGGGCAGTATTTCTTTGTGGTGGTGACCGTTGCGCCTTCAACCTTGAAGTACGCGCCTCTCTGGGGTCCTTTGGCCTTTGCGCCTTTCTTCGCTGCTGCTGCCATCGTTATGCCTCTTCTTTGGGTTTGGGCATACCGCGCGCTGCAAGGTGCGGGCGTTCGGTCTTGTTCCTGCTCTCTTCCGAATCATAGATGCGTGCCGCACCGGTGAGCTGTGTCTTGCCAAAGCTGCTGTGCAGGGTGTCAAGGGTAACCTGGTGCTCCTTTACATTCAGGAGGGCGCAGAGTTTTCCGATGATCTGCATACGGGAGGGGGTTGCACCGTCGTATTTGAGGGTAAATTGAACCTCTTTTCTGGATAAAAGTTCATTTCTTTTATCGCTGGTGATCTCAAAGTCCATCGATATCCTGTAATTATTGGGAACCAGTTTATTTAAAATATGACCCTCGTCCTGAGGATGGGATAAGAAAAACAGGGACCTGCCGGCACCTGATCCGACCGGTGGATCTTAGATTATGTATGGATGAAGTGCTTGAGAAATTGTTGAGCGGTTTCTTTGGCTTCTGGTGTCACAGTTCTGAAGACAACTCCCTCCTGCGGCTGACCGTAGAGAACAACTGCGCCTATGGGGGCTGCAATCACCATCGGAATGACCGCAAGGTCTTCTTCCCCCTCCACAACGATGGTTGTTGGTGGGTTGGCTACTGCCTGGTCGAGTGCCGCGATCAGCTCGTTCGTCAGAGTACCTGCTGGGTTCTTAACGGAGATACAGGCACCGGTGACATTCGGCATCCTGCTGCACGGGAACCTCATTGTATAGCCATCGACAACTGCTACATCGGGAACGATCCCGTTTTTCTGGAGGTTGTGCGTGACAACATCCCCGACCGCACAGACCATGCGACCGTTGAGGCGGGGCAGGATCTCCCTAAGCTCGCGGTGGAGCTCACCAAATGGCTCCTTGAAGAGCCTGCGGTGCTCTTCGGGAAGCGAAAGCATCAACGAACCTTCAGCGCGTAGCGGCCCGGAAGCTTGATGTTCATCCGTTTTGCCACTTCCGAGTTTTCCGGATCGATGATGACGAGGTATCCGGACCAGTCTTCGCTGAGATTTGTTGTACCACAGACTACACAGTTCTCGCCGTCAACTACCCGGTGGCAGTCGCGGCAGACTTTTCCCTGTTTCTTCTTATTCGCCGGGGGCATTCTCCTTCCTCTTTCCCTTTGTCTTTTCCGGTGCTTTTCCTGTTGTCGCGCCGGCTGGTTGGCCTGCTTTTTCTTTCTCCTTTGCGATCTCTTCTTCAAGCCACAGTGCTGTGCCCAGACCTGCCTGGCGCATGGTGAGACCGATCTTACTGTCGCGCGGCTCGCGTTCGTTTAATGAGAGGGTAACTACGCGGACGCGGACAACATCCCCGACACCGATATACCGCTTTGACTCCTGGCATATGAGCCGGGCGTTCTTCTCATCGTAGTTGATGTACTCATCGGAGATCTGGCTTACGTGCAGCATTGCATCAATCGGACCGAGACTGACGAAAGCGCCGAAACTGGTGGTTTCAACAACCAAGCCTTCGATGACTTCCTGCAGGGCAAGCCTGAGTGCCATTGCCTCGAACCGGACATCATAGTAGACGCCGCCGTCACCGGGAACGAGTTCTCCCTCGCCAACATCCAGTACTTTTGTAACACAGATGAAGATCCCGATTTCCTTATCGATGCTGCCCTCGAGCTGCTCCTGCAGTACCTCGAGAATCACTTTTTCAAGTTTCTCACCAAGGCGCTGGGGGGGCACCCGCACCTTATCCTCAAGCAATAGTTTGTGATACATATTTACCTCCGCAATATCTCCAGTTTTTTCTGTTTTCTTAATGAAATTACACCAATGCCGCGGGCAAAGAGTGCTTCTCTCACGCGCCGGTCATTCGTGACTACCAGGCAGGAGTTCCGGGTCGCGTATTCGATTACCTGTGCATCGACCGATCCAGACTCCAGTTCACCGCTCGGAACAACGGTGCACTTTTCACTGAAGGCAAGACCGCAGCGGGCCGCAGCCCCGTCCCGCCCCTTTGCCCGTGAGAGCCCGGTAAGCTCCTGCAGGACGCCCGAGAGCACCACTGGCTCAAACGAACCAAGGAGCATACGGAGCTCATCGAAGATATCTATCTGGAACTGCGCCGGCATCATCAATGCGTTGGCGTCCAGAAGTACCTTCACTCGCTCAGCACACCCATCCCGATTAACCGCCAGCGTGCTCCCACCTGCCGGCTCATGGCGATCCTTGAACCCACTTCTGCACATACAGGTCGCTTCAGAGCAATTTCCACATAATCTTTCTTGGTATTTGTTACGACACCAACGGTAACCGCGGTCCCGACCGAGAGCATCAGCGGTTCGGAATGTTTCAGCGGCTCAATGATGAGCTCGCTTGTTGCTCCTACCACGCGTTCCATCAGGGTGACACTGCACCGGATCTTATCCCAGACCGGGGGAAGTTTTCCCTCATGGCCCAGGACCTGGCCGGCGAGTGCATCGCTCTTGGTCAGTGCGGGGTCGAGCTTGGTGCCAACCCCAAGGAGTCCCCCGGGAGAAGCTGTCTCAACGATTTTTGATCCTGCATTTATAGATGTAATTGTCGTCGTAATGGGAATCCACTTGATACGGTTTTCTACCTGTGTCTGCCTGCCTGGGCGGATCTCAATCTTGTCATCAGCGCGGAGGATGCCCCGAATAAGAGACCCCCCGACGACACCGCCTTTGACATCCTTCCAGTTGCAGCCCGGCTTGTTCACATCGAACGATCGGGCAATAAGCATAACCGGCTCCGCATTTGGATCCCGCTTAGGCTCGGGAATGACCTTATCCAGCGCCTGGACCAGTGCACCCATATTGATTCCCTTCTGTGATGATACGGGAATAATAGGTGCGTTTTCGGCGATTGTGCCTTTAATAAACGCCTTTATCTCGTGGTAATTGTCCACAGCCTCTTTCTGGCTGACAACGTCGATCTTGCTCTGGACGATCACGATGTTCTTGATACCAACGAGCTCGAGCGCCATCAGGTGTTCTTTTGTTTGCGGCTGCGGGCATTTTTCACTCGCAGCGATAACGAGCATCGCCCCATCCATCAGTGCAGAGCCTGAAAGCATTGTCGCCATCAGTGT encodes:
- a CDS encoding 50S ribosomal protein L40e: MAKFPEAEARLLNVKICMHCNARNAIRATSCRKCGYQNLRPKNKERKA
- the rdgB gene encoding RdgB/HAM1 family non-canonical purine NTP pyrophosphatase, whose amino-acid sequence is MKIMMVTGNANKAREVAAFFGDLLEVDHVALDLPEHRSEDVGEIAAGKARFAYGELKAPLIVDDTGFSIDALNGFPGPYAAYVLKSIGNAGILKLMEEKTDRTARFTTAIAYADEKGIRVFRGVLDGQITRSPRGAGGFGYDPIFEVGSTTLAEIPMEEKSRMSHRARALTAFHDWFLKEHRTDSRP
- a CDS encoding bifunctional N(6)-L-threonylcarbamoyladenine synthase/serine/threonine protein kinase, encoding MPVFGQILGIEGTAWNLSAALFDHDLISLASRPYSPAQGGIHPREAAQHHATVMKELIGSVLTEPEKVTGIAFSQGPGLGPCLRTVATAARSLALALDVPLIGVNHCIAHVEIGCFATGCKDPIVLYASGANTQVIGYLNGRYRIFGETLDIGIGNALDKFARAKNFPHPGGPLIEVKAKDGRYIELPYTVKGMDLAFSGLISAAKDSRAPLPDICYSLQETAFAMCVEVTERALSLSGKEEVLLVGGVGANRRLQEMLRIMCEDRGARFFVPEQKYLGDNGAMIAYTGKLMLESGTTLPVESSQINPSFRSDEVEVTWKRNPVRESPGAPGGDNNTQKRGAEAVITFGPAVVEKRRVAKRYRVPALDRRLITERTRAEARLIHAARKGGVPTPVMNDVTADCLVMEWIRGTLLTEDLTEENLRKAGAAVGKLHMAGIMHGDLTTSNLILREGDGACVLIDFGLSQVTQEIEQRGVDIHVIYQTLESTAPGRCAVLKAAFEAGYGESFSGAAEVVAREHEIELRGRYL
- a CDS encoding 30S ribosomal protein S27ae produces the protein MAAAAKKGAKAKGPQRGAYFKVEGATVTTTKKYCPRCGPGVMMADHKDRATCGKCGYTEFRK
- a CDS encoding 30S ribosomal protein S24e gives rise to the protein MDFEITSDKRNELLSRKEVQFTLKYDGATPSRMQIIGKLCALLNVKEHQVTLDTLHSSFGKTQLTGAARIYDSEESRNKTERPHLAARGMPKPKEEA
- a CDS encoding GTP-dependent dephospho-CoA kinase family protein; the protein is MLSLPEEHRRLFKEPFGELHRELREILPRLNGRMVCAVGDVVTHNLQKNGIVPDVAVVDGYTMRFPCSRMPNVTGACISVKNPAGTLTNELIAALDQAVANPPTTIVVEGEEDLAVIPMVIAAPIGAVVLYGQPQEGVVFRTVTPEAKETAQQFLKHFIHT
- the spt4 gene encoding transcription elongation factor subunit Spt4; translated protein: MPPANKKKQGKVCRDCHRVVDGENCVVCGTTNLSEDWSGYLVIIDPENSEVAKRMNIKLPGRYALKVR
- a CDS encoding DNA-directed RNA polymerase, which translates into the protein MYHKLLLEDKVRVPPQRLGEKLEKVILEVLQEQLEGSIDKEIGIFICVTKVLDVGEGELVPGDGGVYYDVRFEAMALRLALQEVIEGLVVETTSFGAFVSLGPIDAMLHVSQISDEYINYDEKNARLICQESKRYIGVGDVVRVRVVTLSLNEREPRDSKIGLTMRQAGLGTALWLEEEIAKEKEKAGQPAGATTGKAPEKTKGKRKENAPGE
- a CDS encoding nucleotide-binding protein encodes the protein MKVLLDANALMMPAQFQIDIFDELRMLLGSFEPVVLSGVLQELTGLSRAKGRDGAAARCGLAFSEKCTVVPSGELESGSVDAQVIEYATRNSCLVVTNDRRVREALFARGIGVISLRKQKKLEILRR
- a CDS encoding translation initiation factor IF-2 subunit gamma codes for the protein MHDVTVPSVNIGVVGHVDHGKTTLVNALTGTWTDRHSEEVKRGISIRLGYADATFYRCEACEGTEAFSTNPTCPKCGGKGTPFRSISFVDAPGHETLMATMLSGSALMDGAMLVIAASEKCPQPQTKEHLMALELVGIKNIVIVQSKIDVVSQKEAVDNYHEIKAFIKGTIAENAPIIPVSSQKGINMGALVQALDKVIPEPKRDPNAEPVMLIARSFDVNKPGCNWKDVKGGVVGGSLIRGILRADDKIEIRPGRQTQVENRIKWIPITTTITSINAGSKIVETASPGGLLGVGTKLDPALTKSDALAGQVLGHEGKLPPVWDKIRCSVTLMERVVGATSELIIEPLKHSEPLMLSVGTAVTVGVVTNTKKDYVEIALKRPVCAEVGSRIAMSRQVGARWRLIGMGVLSE